Below is a window of Deltaproteobacteria bacterium DNA.
GCCAACGATCATGATGTGGGCTCGTATGGATGTAATGTGCGCGGGTGGCGATGCGGGACAAGTGTTTGCAAGCAGGTGGCAGCGTTTTGCGGAACGATCCCTTGAATATGGGAGGGGACGATTTCACTCTCCGCCGCAATGGTCAAGGTACGGGAAATCAATCACAAAGGCGGGGCGCGGAGTTTCATGTTTCTGTCGGGGTAATGGCGCGGCGGCCGTTTCGGACCGCCGCGCCGGTTTCATTGCCCCGTGCCGGCGAAAAGGGCTCGCTGGGTGTGCAGGTCCCAGTTCGCATTGTCCTGCAATCCATTGCTTTTTTTGAATTGGGCCAGGGCTCTTCGTGAGCCTTGGCCGAAAATTCCGTCCACGGCCGCGGAATAAAACCCAAGCTCCGCCAGACGGGATTGGATGAGTCTGGCGTCGCTTTTATTTTTCGGATCGAGAAAGCGCAGGCCGGATTCGAGGGTTCCGGACCCTGTTTCCGTGGACCCGGCGCCGGTATTGAAAACCGTGCCGCATGTCGAGAACCTGCCAATGGGGACGTCCACGCCATTGGTTCTGGTTTTGTCTTTCGGAGACCACGCCACGTGCATGAAGAGTTCTTCCGAGGGGACATTCAGGGGACAGCCCACCTCGACGATCGCCACGGGGAATCCCACTCCGGAGTTAACGGTCGCGCGGGTTGTCCATCTTTTGTCCGGCATCGGACTTGACGACAATCCGCCTTGGACGGTGTCACCGGGCTCCAGCCGGTCAAGCACGAGGGCAACCGCCAGGAATTCACCCCGCGCCGCAGGCAGGCGTGGGGAGACCCGGACGGCCATGGAATTTGCCACGATCATCAGATCCCACGCGGTCAAGGGTCCGGCGGAAGCGACAGCCGCCAGGAAGGATTTTTTCGGGACAAACCATGCCGCGACCCGAGGCTGGGCCGGAGACAGCGATCGGACGGAGGCCTTGGCAAGGTAAACCTCCTTGCTGGTCACCGTGCAGAACGCTTCCGCGAGAACCAAGGCCCGAAATGGGCCGGCTCCAAAGGTCAGCACGGCCATGGTCCGGGTATTCCATTCCTTTTTCTTGATGGTTTCCACTTCAACGCGATCCAGAATCGTCAGTCCAACAAGATCAAAGTTCTCCAGGGGGATCCCCGGCTCCGTGAGATCAAGGCCCGGCGCAATGCTTAGTCGGCTTATTCGTGGTGTTTCGCCTCGGATCAGATGAGTGATGGCGGCCATGGCCATGGCCGAGTCAAAGGGAACATCCTTGTTTTGCAACACTGCCGTCTTGAATTTTTCCTCGCTCTGGATGGGCGAGACATCACGAGTTGGATCGTATGCCGATTTTCCTTTGAGGCCAGTGCTCACGCAGCCGGCACAGAGGAGCACGCCGAGGGCAAAAAGTATGTTTTTGTGCATGTGGACTCCTTCTTATTTGGCAAGTCGGGCGAGGGGAGAGGAATTTTCAATGGCGTTTGACGTATGCATGTTGCCAATGACTTCTTGAACGCCCGTGTCGACTACGTTTCCCATGACCGCTTTTTTCAACGCCTTGTTCGACCGCAGGATTTGTTTTGCCGACCGCGCGGATATCACGGATTTGACCGCCTTTTCCGTTCCAAATCTATTGCCCATGCCAAATTTGTTGAATCCAAAGGACATGACCCCCTGGGCCATCCCGGTTTGGACGCCGACCTGGACTGCGTCTTGGAGTTCCAGGCCTTGTTCCGTCGCTTCGGCATAGCCTTCCGCTAACCCGCGGGTCGCGTCCAGGCCCACGCAGATCCAGCCAAAACCGGGGACGAAATTAAGAACGAATTGAGCGCCCTTGCCTGCAATGTTGGCACCCTGGCTTCCGTAGTATCCGACGTTCCAGGCGCTGGCTTTCCAGCCGGCTTTTTTGGCGTCCCAGGTGAGTAATGTCTGCTTTCCTTCCCATTGGGCGCGAACCTGTTCCAGCCATTTGGGGAAGGAGAGACCCGTCCCCGCCTTGCCGCCCGCTTTTTTGTAGAGATCCAAGGCTTTTGGCGAGATTGTTGAAATGTCGATTTCCTCTTCATCGCTTGTCGGGCCACTTCCGCCCCAGCTTGCGCCCCCTCCGCCTCCGGTTGTTCTCTTGCCGAGGTTGCCAATGGTGTCGAATTCCTCGTCACCGCCTCCGCCGCCACCACCATAGGCCTGGGCGGATGTCGTGAGCGGCCCCGCCGCGAGGATCAGGACGAGAATTGTTCCCAGTACCGCGAGCACACTGTGTTTCATGCTTTCCTCCCGTGGTTATCGGACGTTATTTTGGGTATTGATTTGAAATTGCTGGTCAAAACCAAGCCTGACCGTTCGTGGCGCCGCCGCGTCGCCGGGCAAGAATTCCGGCACGACGCAGGCGAAGCGGGGCATGTGCAGGCGGTGCAGGCGGATCGCCGGGGCCGATGTCCCGTCGGCGTGCATGCGCGCCAGGAAAATTTCCGTTTCCTCGCGTTGTCCCTTGGCGCTGAAGACGAGCCAGTTTCCGTCGGGCGACCAGCTGTGCCAGGAGTTCATGCGCTCGGTGTTGCAGGCCAGCTCGTGGGCCTCGCCTCCACGCGCGGGAACAACACAGAGTCTGCTTCCTGGCTGCAGGACGAGGCCGGTGGGTGCCCGGGTGAAGACAATCCAGCGTCCGTCGGGCGAATAGCGCGGAAAATAGTTGCTTTTGCCGTTGGCGGACGCTCCGGGCAGGGGCATCGGAGCAAGGCCTTGGGCATTGGGCACGGGCAGGGTGCAAATATCGAATTGATAGGGATAGCGGGCGTTCAGGGCCTGAATCGTGGTATCGCTGGATTCATTCTGGACAATTTTTTCCTGGACCGCGCGGACATAATCCTGACGCACGGGGGCGCGGGAAAAGGCGACCGTCTTGCCGGAAGGATCGAAGCTCGGGCCGGTATGCACGAACGCGGGATCGGTCGTGCCGGCAAGATGCGTGACCGTGCCCCGAGCCCGATCAAAAATGCCGATCTGGCCGGTGACGGGGAAAAAGAGTTGGGAATAGTCATCACGGTCGATCATGACGAAGAGCGAGGTTTCTCCGACAGTGGCGGCGGCCAGGCGGCCATCCGGCGACAGGCGGGCAAAGAGGCCAAAACTGTACGGCGAGGGAGGCAATGGCGCCAGGCTGTTCCAGGAATGGCAGTCGGCGCGCGTGAACGTGACCTCGCGTTTGGTCGCGGCCAGAATGAAGCCGCCCTTGTCGCCGTCGATGTCCATATCCAGCAGCATGCTCGTTCCGTCGGCGGAATAGGCATGGCAATTGGCGCAAACGGGTAGATCGGTCATGAAGGCGGGCGGTTCGTCCGGGTCGGACACGCGGGCCGTGCGCCACGTGGCGAGCCCCGGATGGCGCTTGGCCGTGCGAAAGGGCACGGGCAGTTGCAAATAGGCGATGGGGTGGTGGAGCTCCTTGTGGTCCATGACCACAAAGGTCGAGTTGCCGGCCAGGATGGATCGTCCGTCCTCGCCGCCAAGGGGAGCGACGTCGATGGTGATGCGGCTTCCCTTGGCGGCCCGGCGCATGCGATCCCATATTTCGCGATCCGGCACCCAGGACGATTGGGTGCAAATGGCCCGCGCGCGGGTCTGGCCGCCCATGATCTGGACCAGGACGGCGCTTGAGTTCGAAACCCAGGTGATGCATGGCGCGGCGGCGTTTGCCGGAAGCACCGCGCCGGGTCTGGGCTCGACGATGGTCAGGGGCGGGGCGGGATCGTTTCCGGGCGAAAGCGAACCGAGCCAGTCCGAATGCGCGGCCGCCGGCATTCCTTCCAGCCCGCTGCCGGGGACGTCGATGGGGGCCGCCAAAATCCGTGACGGCAGGGGCAGGAGGCTGGCAACCAAGACCACCACAATCTGATACCAAATCGACCTGATCATGAGCTGACCTCGTGACGATGCGGTGAGGCCGGTCCAGGGATTGGACGGTTTGGTCAGTTTTAGCGCAGGCAGGGTGTTGGGTAAAGTGACGGCGCGTTATTTTCCGTATTTTTCGAAATATCCGCGCGGTGTGAGGATTTTGTCTCCAACCAGGCGGCTGGCGCTGTTGCCGATGACAACAGTGGTCAGCATGTCGGCCCAGTCCGGCTCGCAGGTCCCGAGGGTGGCGACGCGCACTTCCTGATCCGGTCGGAAGGCCGCGCGGACAAAACCCACGGGCGTGTCCGGCCCCCGTTTTTCGGTCGCGATGGCCAGGACTTCGGCCAGATAGGAAGCGCGTTTGCGGGATTTGGGGTTGTAGAGGACCAAGACGAAATCCGCTTCCACGGCGGCCCGGACCCGTTTCATGATCAGGGGCAGCGGAGTCAGCAGGTCGGACAGGGAAATGGACGCGAAATCGTGCATGAGGGGGGCGCCCAGGAGGGCTGCCGCCGCGCACAGGGCCGGGATGCCGGGGACCACGTTCAGATCGACGCGGTCGTGCAGGGCGTGGCGCTCCAGATATTCCAGAACCAGTCCGGCCATGCCATAGATACCGCTGTCGCCCGAGGACACCACGACCGTGTCCAGGCCGCCCAGGGCGAAGCCCACGGCCTTGGCGGCGCGATCCATTTCTTTTTGCATGCCACTGGCAAAAATCGTTTTGCCGGCCAGAAGCGCCGGGTCCACCAAGTCCAGGTAGCGGGTATAGCCGACCACGGCTCCGGCCGCGTGCAGCGTGGCCAGGGCTTGGGGCGCCAGTAGGTCGGCGCTGCCCGGACCAAGGCCGATGACGGTCAGTCGGCCAGGGCCACGGCCACCGTCACCGGGCCGACAATGGTCTTGGGCACGATCAGCCGGGTGCCGTGGGTCTTGGTCAGGGCTGCTGCTTCGCATACGCTG
It encodes the following:
- a CDS encoding peptidoglycan-binding protein; translation: MHKNILFALGVLLCAGCVSTGLKGKSAYDPTRDVSPIQSEEKFKTAVLQNKDVPFDSAMAMAAITHLIRGETPRISRLSIAPGLDLTEPGIPLENFDLVGLTILDRVEVETIKKKEWNTRTMAVLTFGAGPFRALVLAEAFCTVTSKEVYLAKASVRSLSPAQPRVAAWFVPKKSFLAAVASAGPLTAWDLMIVANSMAVRVSPRLPAARGEFLAVALVLDRLEPGDTVQGGLSSSPMPDKRWTTRATVNSGVGFPVAIVEVGCPLNVPSEELFMHVAWSPKDKTRTNGVDVPIGRFSTCGTVFNTGAGSTETGSGTLESGLRFLDPKNKSDARLIQSRLAELGFYSAAVDGIFGQGSRRALAQFKKSNGLQDNANWDLHTQRALFAGTGQ
- the cobJ gene encoding precorrin-3B C(17)-methyltransferase, which gives rise to MRSSSPDQDPRHPADRAQDHCRPGDGGRGPGRLTVIGLGPGSADLLAPQALATLHAAGAVVGYTRYLDLVDPALLAGKTIFASGMQKEMDRAAKAVGFALGGLDTVVVSSGDSGIYGMAGLVLEYLERHALHDRVDLNVVPGIPALCAAAALLGAPLMHDFASISLSDLLTPLPLIMKRVRAAVEADFVLVLYNPKSRKRASYLAEVLAIATEKRGPDTPVGFVRAAFRPDQEVRVATLGTCEPDWADMLTTVVIGNSASRLVGDKILTPRGYFEKYGK